From the Streptomyces nigrescens genome, one window contains:
- a CDS encoding carbohydrate ABC transporter permease: protein MKHGKYRFIAGFLVLPLAIYAIFVISPFVQAIYYSFTDWTGLSPDMKMVGLDNYARLFQDDVFWSAVGNSVTLLLLLPVVTLSLGLFFAFMLNVGGRRRKKAVIGGVRGSGTYKILYFFPQVLSVPIVALLFQFAYNPESGALNAFFDAVGLGNVQPDWLGDPQIALWCVMAAMVWANVGFYVVLFSAGMSSIPKDFYEAALLDGANRFNTFFRITLPLLWDTVQTGWIYMGILALDVSAFAFVQIMSVGPGGPDYSTEVLPLYVYQKTFRDGQAGYATAIGVSLLIVTLIFSAVVMRLGRRERLEF, encoded by the coding sequence ATGAAACACGGTAAGTACCGTTTCATCGCGGGGTTCTTGGTCCTCCCGCTGGCGATTTACGCGATCTTCGTGATCTCGCCCTTCGTGCAGGCGATTTACTACTCCTTCACGGACTGGACCGGGCTGAGTCCGGACATGAAGATGGTCGGCCTCGACAACTATGCGCGCCTCTTCCAGGACGATGTCTTCTGGTCCGCCGTGGGCAACAGTGTGACGTTGTTGCTGCTCCTGCCGGTGGTGACGCTCTCGCTCGGGCTCTTCTTCGCCTTCATGCTCAACGTCGGTGGCCGTCGCCGGAAGAAGGCGGTCATCGGCGGGGTGCGCGGCTCGGGCACCTATAAAATCCTCTACTTCTTCCCGCAGGTGCTGTCGGTCCCGATCGTCGCGCTGCTGTTCCAGTTCGCCTACAACCCGGAGAGCGGCGCGCTCAACGCCTTCTTCGACGCGGTCGGGCTCGGCAATGTGCAGCCGGACTGGCTGGGGGATCCGCAGATCGCCCTGTGGTGTGTGATGGCCGCGATGGTGTGGGCCAATGTCGGCTTCTATGTGGTGCTCTTCTCGGCCGGTATGAGCTCCATTCCGAAGGACTTCTACGAGGCCGCGCTGCTGGACGGCGCGAACCGCTTCAACACGTTCTTCCGGATCACCCTGCCGCTGCTGTGGGACACCGTCCAGACCGGCTGGATCTATATGGGCATTCTCGCCCTGGACGTGTCGGCCTTCGCCTTCGTGCAGATCATGAGCGTCGGTCCGGGCGGCCCCGACTATTCGACCGAGGTCCTTCCGCTGTACGTGTACCAGAAGACCTTCCGCGACGGTCAGGCCGGATATGCGACCGCCATCGGCGTTTCCCTGCTGATCGTGACCCTCATCTTCTCGGCCGTCGTCATGCGGCTGGGACGGCGCGAGCGACTGGAGTTCTGA
- the ngcE gene encoding N-acetylglucosamine/diacetylchitobiose ABC transporter substrate-binding protein translates to MGSTSAFNRRDLVKRAAALGIVAVPAMGMLSACASGGGSDSDNKVEKGKKSAKNPLAVNESAGLDVVIFDGGFGDKYAKDAQSEYLKAFPKADGKVKLSSTQKIQSTLQPRFNGGNPPDLVDNSGAEQMDFGTLVGKDQLTDLSALLDAPSVDDPNKKVRDTLRPGVVEMGQFGGKETWILYYAYTVYGVWYSKSNLQKLDAEYPETWDDMLALCAKAKKKGVAGWTYPGKYPYYLPFSLYPFIAKIGGAEVLRKIDNLEPNAWKDPAVKAAFDAYYELYKKGYVLKGSPGLDHLQSQKAWADGKALFIPNGSWVENESAKQIAKNPNFDLAVGAPSSLSDSDKMPYGTIWASGGEPYIVPRKARNAEGGMELLRIMLSKKSSQNFIRQVSSLTSLNGGTEGLKLPPGLASAQVALEKAGQNIVNPRLQDWYVALQKERIGVGALGEMMAGRLTPDEAIKKIQKYADDTRDDSSVKKYKR, encoded by the coding sequence ATGGGATCCACCTCTGCATTCAACCGTCGCGATCTGGTCAAGCGGGCCGCGGCCCTGGGGATCGTCGCCGTACCGGCCATGGGAATGCTGTCGGCGTGTGCGAGCGGCGGCGGCAGCGACAGCGACAACAAGGTCGAAAAGGGAAAGAAGTCGGCCAAGAATCCGCTCGCGGTCAATGAGTCGGCCGGCCTGGATGTCGTCATCTTCGACGGCGGATTCGGCGACAAGTACGCCAAGGACGCCCAGAGCGAGTACCTCAAGGCCTTCCCGAAGGCCGACGGCAAGGTGAAGCTCTCGTCGACCCAGAAGATCCAGTCGACACTGCAGCCGCGCTTCAACGGCGGAAACCCCCCGGACCTCGTCGACAACTCCGGTGCGGAACAGATGGACTTCGGCACGCTGGTGGGCAAGGACCAGCTGACCGACCTCTCGGCGCTCCTCGACGCCCCCTCGGTCGACGACCCGAACAAGAAGGTGCGGGACACCCTGCGCCCCGGCGTCGTCGAAATGGGACAGTTCGGAGGCAAGGAAACCTGGATTCTCTACTACGCGTACACGGTCTACGGCGTCTGGTACTCCAAGAGTAATCTGCAGAAGCTGGACGCGGAATATCCGGAGACCTGGGACGACATGCTGGCCCTGTGCGCGAAGGCCAAGAAGAAGGGCGTCGCGGGCTGGACGTACCCGGGCAAGTACCCGTACTACCTTCCCTTCAGCCTCTACCCGTTCATCGCCAAGATCGGTGGTGCGGAGGTCCTGCGGAAGATCGACAATCTGGAGCCGAACGCCTGGAAGGACCCGGCGGTCAAGGCGGCATTCGACGCCTACTACGAGCTCTACAAGAAGGGCTATGTCCTCAAGGGCTCGCCCGGGCTGGACCACCTCCAGTCGCAGAAGGCGTGGGCCGACGGCAAGGCGCTGTTCATCCCCAACGGTTCCTGGGTGGAGAACGAGTCGGCCAAGCAGATCGCGAAGAATCCGAACTTCGATCTCGCGGTCGGCGCCCCGTCCAGCCTGTCGGACTCCGACAAGATGCCCTACGGCACGATCTGGGCCTCGGGCGGCGAGCCGTACATCGTGCCCAGGAAGGCCCGCAACGCCGAGGGCGGCATGGAGCTGCTGCGCATCATGCTCAGCAAGAAGTCCTCGCAGAACTTCATCCGGCAGGTCTCCTCCCTCACCTCGCTCAACGGCGGCACCGAGGGGCTGAAGCTCCCGCCGGGTCTGGCATCGGCGCAGGTGGCGCTGGAAAAGGCCGGCCAGAACATCGTCAATCCGCGGTTGCAGGACTGGTATGTGGCGCTCCAGAAGGAGCGGATCGGGGTCGGTGCGCTGGGCGAGATGATGGCCGGCCGGCTGACTCCCGACGAGGCCATCAAGAAGATCCAGAAGTACGCGGACGACACCCGCGACGACTCCAGCGTGAAGAAGTACAAGCGCTGA